aaattgacctttataAGCTGAtgattctctagtggttaatacgctcagaacccccgtaaattatatattttcagaaagcctagatattggggaacatttttgttaccatagtgtcaccattgtttacataactatcacgtgacaggaaatttgtataacctttcaaaaatctgtttttccttatgttttgtttcaatgctttgagatatgtggctgaatatgtgagtgcaagctgtccaaAGGATCTTCAAAAGAgagtctcagaatttttttaaaccttcttaaacaattttatgccagaaaaacttccagagcggtgaatttaacccaagttaatttcaataaaattgtgctcaaaaaaactaagcaagatataaaaaatctgagacacactttgaaagagcgttgtgacagcttgcatccAAGCAaatttaagtcagatattttgatgtattgagacaaaacatagtgaaattgatttttgaaaggttatgaaaATACCTGTTACGTGATagctatgtaaacaatggtgacactgtggttacgaaaatgtttccctatatctaggctttctgaaaatatataatttacgggggttctgagcgtATTAACAACCAGAGAACTGTtatagattaaaaaggtcagttTCTTGTCTTTGAACCTTAAGCGATGGTCTGTACTTGACATATTTTCCGTTGTCAATTTACTTAGTGGAGAAGAAAAGTTACTCCCATAAGTTATTTCTACATATCCAAAGATATAGGAAACAAACAATTCCACAATTTACATTGCAGATATTCTTGTATCATTTCAATTACGTGACGGCTTCAGAAAAGGGGAAGCCGAAGTTTCCGAAGCTCAAGTTCATATCGCCTGTTGTGGATGTAGACTCAGAAGGACCACAGGAGCCGAAAACGATACCATTATCAAAAATCATTTATGTGATACAACTTTTAAAAGTACTGAATGACAGCGGTTAAATCATATCATgtgccaatttttttaattgagCACAGACGACTATCTTCTATGTAAAGACGTAGAAATTGCCCTGCTATATTGGTGATTTTGCGCAGTTGGAAGTCGAGCTAGCCCTCAGGTACAGAAAAAGTCCCTTTATAACGTTTCAAGCCAAAAATCCAATACACTGTTATAATATAGGGAGTCAGCATTCGGTAGACTACTCAATTTTGCCAAGTTTACTCATTATATGCTTTGGTTATTACTCATACAGATATTTTGTGAATTGAAGAAATTATAGTAGTACACCCAACGCTAGTGTGGTTTACAGCTAAATTAAATCATAGTTTTACGTTTTGATTCTTTAAGTTTTACACAAAGTACAAGTATCCGCAATGACATAGATGGACTGAATCATACCGGTAACTAGAATGATAAACATCATCCCTCCTGCGTTAAGTCGTCCATAGAGCTCTACGGTTGTGTTTTCAGGATCTGCAAAATGGTACACACAGTGTTGAAGATGGATAATATCAAAACCAGCCGGCTCTTTTCCAATTTTCGTCTTCCTCAGATACTCTTCAACAGTCAAAGAATGGAAGTCAAACTGTACATTCGTCCAAAGACCGGCTTCCCGTTTCGATTCCACCAAAGTTTGAAACTTCTGTACCTGACTCTCAGCTGGTTCGACGACCACGTATAAAACACTGTTGTATTTGCTGTTCAGTGTGTCAATTATTTGAATATCCGAGGTTCCTGTTAAAGTGTAAAGAGGGCTGCAAGTCAAAGACACGTTGTACGCAGCTCTTAGAGCTTCCAAAACTGTGCTTAAGCTAGGGAGAAGTAAACGATGCTTGCCCGCATCTTCCATGCCGCCGAGACATCAGCGGCTGCTCTGTTTAtgcttatttttgtttgttgggACTGTTCCTGTTTTCCAATTTCGTTGTACTTTTCTTACGAATCACCAACTTTTTCATGTTGAATGTCCATTAGCTTTTATCATATGTACAAATAGCTGAACGTGTACAGTGTTCAATGAAATATACAGAACGCCATACTGGTTGCAAACATCAACAATAGACTGAGTGCACTGTATGCATGTATAGTTGCGATTGACTGCGCATGTTTGCTTGCCGAGGTCTCTTGTCGGGGCCGCTGGGTGCTCTTTGTAATCAGGTACTAAAGTCGAAGTAACGACCCGTGCGAGCGGGCGATGATGATTTTGAGACATTTTCGAAAGTTACAGTGACAGTAAAAGAAACAAGAAGCAAAGGTTTGATTGATAACGTATATAGATGCTCTTACGACAAGATTAATAATACACCTTAGGGTGCTCATCCAAGGGGAAATTGCGGCAGCTAGAACGGATTTGTGACCTCTAGTGAGTATATGATTTGTACttagtcagacagacagacagacagagacagagacagacagatagagggggagggagagacagacagacagacagaaggagagtcagagacagagagacacagagagggCGTGTGTGCACTCCCCGTGTGTGTTATTGATTTGGACAGGCAAAGCGTTACAATTCAGTCACTCTTACCATCGGAGGCTCCCACTGCGAGTACTCGAAGCGTAGAATCTGCCTCTCCACAGAACACAAAGCCCTCAAATGTATCCCTTAGATTCTTTTCATGTTGAGAGAGGAAATATTCATCATATCCATAACGACTTATCACTTCATACCTTTCAAAGTACTCTTGTGGGAAGAGTACTAAGGCCTTGTTTTGAGTCATTGCTAGCTGAAAAGGAAGAAAAGCTACATTGAAGATTATTAATCCTGGTCATACTTTTCAACGTTTTGTACGTTGTCTTTTCGTTTTTGTTTCATAGCAACTTGAATGCATGTTATCGTTTTAACTTGTATGTGGTCATCctcattattttcttttcatttctttgttctATAACTTTTGATGCGGGTATGTGACATCTTTCGTTGGATACAAGTGATATGTCGACCTTCGTCTaaaggactggtcagtttcttcggcctgggggcggtggattcatgggtggggtcaccctgtttttgactttggtgatagggggtcaccatgtttttgaaattgccAATAGGAAGGgcgtcagtgtgtttttgaattccgacacgggctcatacttgcctaaaatgcatcgtgccagccacaaatttcatcattcatttgcatttttcggcgAAGGGCGCGCAACTTTAACAAttataagacatatttttcagagccctcTCCAAGcacgaaactttaatatatcagacatatatatatatatatatatatatatatatatatatatatatatatatatatatatatatatatatatatatatagtatatatatatatatatatattatatatatatatatatatatatatatatatcagacatatctgTATGCTTAAATTTTTTCGGCGCGCTCTTTGGGCGCgttactttaaaatataaagcatatttttcagcatgccctttgGCCATTgggcgcagtaaattaatatatcagagatacatgtcagaaatatgttgatgtctgtaaattaaaagtctgttttgcaaagtgtactaatcattatgaaatctgcagttcatatgaaaagcatgacaagctCCTGATACTTTCCTGTTTTTCTCTATCAGAATTCAGTAttagttctggacatctggttatgcataaaaagtgtgaaagacattcacagctcattaaaaatactgtattcaaaccttagaattgacacttttaagttccaaTCTCACAActaacatgacaacaatttcattcaaacccAGAATAATTGAAtggttattatatatatatatatatatatatatatatatatatatatatatatatatatatatatatatatatatatatatatatatatatatatatatatatatattatatatatatatataacatgacaacaatttcattcaaacccAGAATAATTGaatggttatatatatatatatatatatatatatatatatatatatatatatatatatatatatatatgaattattgaatttatattTCACCTTTTATTTTACCTTTGTCTCGTGCAGGGGGGTCAcattgttttcgaaagttggaatgggggtcaccctgttttttaaaGTCGGAATAGGGGGATCAGCCACTGTTGATGTCggtaaaaaataatccaccccaccccacccccaaggccgaagaaactgaccagcccTAAACCTTTGCCCAGAAGTACCTATGTGGACATGTCGCCTGGCATCAACATTCCTTACAGGCCTTTCCTCAATCGCGTGTGAGAACATATCTTGTTAAAGTAGATTTGGAGGGAAACAGTTATGTGAACGCTACCGATTCTACCGCTGCAGCGCCCTCAGACCTTGTTCTCAGATGGCGGGAAAATCTTTCATCCATTGTGTATAGTGTTTTTCTAATTAATAAGAACTGCTTCTGTCCACCTATCCTACTAAATACGATCTTGACAGATGACAATTTACTTTTTCATCGATTAAACAGAGGATGACACTGAAAGGTTCTTTAAAACTGCCCGTGGTGATCTCCCCTGACCTTGGTTTGAAGTTTGTTTACGGAAGGCAGCTTCTTTTCGACTCGGCACAATTTCATATCACAAATGTACGAAAGCCATATTTGGATTCAATGACTTGTTCAGTCTGCTATTTGGGAAGTCATTTAACCCAGAAGTAGACATGTTTTATGTCAAGATGGCTTACAGCTATTTCATTAGACCCTGTATCCTGTGTACACTGTGTTACCCGGTGTGCTACCTTTCCTCGCCGTATTGTGTTGCAAACGATTTACAGTCTTTTCCGCCATCCTGTGTCCAAACTTGACATCAGAATTACACTGCTAATGTGCTACTTTGTTTAGTCATGGTCAGGGCGGAGTGACCTTAGTTTCATGGGAACTGTGGAAACTAAAAGAAACGTGACCCCATTGTCTGTGTTGATGACGCGCTTATTTTTAGCTTGACCTTTTGCGCTGATCTGGACACGTCAAAGTAAGGCTGCAaaactagctgtgggtccatagctgcggtgttttcggacgggatttcttcCTTTTTCGGGTTGGTTTTGACTTTCTcgtttttaaccccgccacggGGCGGCgttaaaaacgtaaaagtttagaccagcccgtaaaaggtaGAAATCCCATCCGAAAACACCGCAGCTATGGACCCATAGCTAggccaaaacaaatatttctcgTCCTTCGGCGGACTGAATGATGCGGTCATGCGAATTTTTCCCCCGTTTTTGGAATAAAACATAGGCAACTCATCTTTTTCTGAGGGAATTTAAACGTGGTCTACCATAAagttaaaatggccgccattacaAGATCTGGGGAACATTTCAGAACATGTAGATGTTATGTTTCTGCTCGTTGCTTCTGGgcgctatttttattttattatttacgtGATGACGGTAAACAAAACACTTTCTTGGTCGAAGCGATGCCATGCCAATGTTGAAATGGCCCTTTTCCATGTCACAAATAAGTAATGCTTTTACTTAGATACaaagaaaaatgtattttgtgcgTTTTTTTGGATGACTATACATTGACCTTGGACATTCTGAAGCCGACCTCTGAAAATAACTGATCATACAAGAGTAAAGAATGCAACCTAGGATAGCTGTAATCAAGTGATCGAGATCTCAGAAATGATTGGTGTGCTATATGAAATTTGTCCATCCATTCTGTCTAGAAATTGAGCAAAGAAAACGTCATGTGTTAAGAGAATCGAGTCGTGTCAGTGGCGTGCGTTCCGGCTGAAAGGGCCTTCTTTGTGTAGCTTCTAGCAAGTAAATCAGAAATCACAACTTATAAGTGCCATTAATTACTGTATCATTCAACAAAATTGATATCGAGCTTACCTTCTCGCTCCTATTGTATATGCTTCTAGATGAAGACGTGTACGAATGAACTGCAATAGCGCGTACTTGTGGTGGGTATTGTGTTATGATATGCGCAGTAACGGATCGAGCCATTAACTGCAGGGGGTGCCGAAGTAGGCATTGGCCTCCAAACCAAGGCCCCAGTCGAGCCTAGCCCAGCCTAGCCCAGCCTGACCGAACCCTCTAGGTGAACCTTAGAGATCGAAAACGTTCGTACGATCTGTACGACATTAGTTTCTATAAATAGAGGGACGGTGTTTCGTCGTAGGCCGGTTCAAAACCCAATGACACAAACTCTACAATTTGCTGTTAGATAGAGGATCAAAAGTTTTTGGTCAATTCATAGACCGTTTTTCTCCAGGGTCTACGGtcagttttattttaaaaatccaCATTTTCTCTTAGAAGATGAGTCAGAGATAGCGTGATGATCCTAAAGTACAGGGCCAAATTAAAGGTAATATATATACCTATAGACCCTAATTCCTATGGTATACCCTTCCAAATCCCAAGGCAGTGCCCCGGGGGTCTAACCCTAGGTCAGAGGATTCCCGAgtttttgtatatttatatcCAATGCGGGTAGAGTGATTTTGCGTCTAATCTGTCTGGTATACATCGTCATTCAGTCTCGCATTGTATTGTAATAACACGCGTCGGCACACGTTTTGTTGAGTGACCTTGGTCTGCAAATAGCACAGACTGAAGAATGACATTTCTACACGCATTTAAAAGCTAGTATTAATTCCTGTGAACATCCAGACGCTTTGTATTaggttgcattcacaaacacctctggagggggtgGGTAGGCTAGAGATTCCAAAAATGTTCTCAGATTATTTCAAATGCCCCACTCACAAGATCACAATGCGTCCGAATCCCTCCTGCTGACCAGCTATAACTTTGAAACTCCCTCCCTCAAAGGAAAGTAACATGTGGCAAATAAagtgcttcgtccaaaaatatcaaatcataatacatgggagtctattagCATTTTCCCATAAAAAAGATAGACCATgggccgtataggtgaaacctCCCCCCCTCTGGGGAATTTTGCAGACAAtgtttttctgaaagcctatcATGTAAGAAGTAAAATTCTGTTTGTTTGCCATCTGGGCAGTGGGGCGTTTAGAAGTTATAGGCTTTTAAAGTTAGGTGGGTAGGTACACAAGAAAACCCGCAAAATGCGATATCTAACAAGGGTAGGGGTAGGGTTGCCCTGCCAAATGCTCTTTGCATGCACTTGTACCGCAGGCAACTATGGTGTATGTGGTATCAATCGAAAGCTTATGAAACGGTCTATCATattattactaatttacatacatATCGCCGGATATTACGtaacaatgacgtcatttcaaaaataccgccagaaaattgtattttaaacGCGGTACATGTTCATTGGTTATATCAcacacttaaaggtatacagtcatctaTTCAAAGCTGTTCTAAAGCTACTATACATACTTGCCATTCAGCCAATCAGTGATTTTTACTGGGGTGGCCAAGAAAAACGATTGCGCCCTCTAATGTTCTTTTTAACTGTGTGCGCCCGTACGAaaggaatatgaaaattttaggtgactgtatacctttgagGGTCAAccttgtcaagttcaatgcaaGTAATAATGTAAACTGTGATAAACTCATTGTAATGAGATTTATGTCATGATGACACAATTCCAATAAAAACTTTATAAATGATATTTGAGATGTAGACATACGGTATTAAACACATGCTCATTCGACGTTGTAAGTGAAGTATGCTGATGCTCCAtgattttcaactttcaaaacaacaGTAAAAAGAAAGGGATAGAATAATTAAACAGTGGACATGTACATGGGTAATATGTCCTGACAAGTTCAAACATCACCTTCATCATCACTGTCCTCATAAATTATATCAACCATGTTGTCTGGTATTTCTACATCATCCTCATCTTCATTTCCATTAGTGCTCATGGAATCTTGCAAGTCTTCAGATTCACACGATGGAATGGACTGACTTAATATATCTACTAATGCTTGGGGTAGAATATCACCTTTTGtccattcatatgttaatatgcCACTCTCATCCTGTCTCCATCCGTGTTCTGAAGGACTCGGAATATCGGGATAGTGAACATGGGAATGGTTCCATATCAGTGCTTGATAATTTGCCCTATATATGTGCATCTGTAGAGAACTCTTGCATGGTGGCAATAGACTAAGATCGATGCCATCAAAACTTGTTAATAGGTTTCCTGACTTTGCCTGATACTTTTGTGTGAACATATCGTAACGAAGCTTGTCAACATCAACGTACGCTCTCTTGCCATACATATAGCAAACAAACTTTTCTAACTCTTTGATGGTTTTCTCACAGACATCTCTTTGTTTTCCAAGGTTTGCAAATGTACTCAAAAATTCAGGATATTTCTCTACTATTTTCAGTGGTCCTACTTTACCACGTCGAACAAAGGCACTCGTTGTGTCGCAACCTGTAAATGAATGTAGAGCGGGAAGTATGGAACATAACTCTGACTTCTTAGCAGAAATGATGTCTTTCACATTGAGCATCCGTCTCTTATTTCCAGTTCCTGTATCAAAGAGCACATTTTGCTCTATATTCTGCGTAAACTTAACAAGTAACACCAATACATCAGTATCAGGGGACCTGACAACAATGTATGTTGATGTTGGAGATGTCGATGCAATGTGGTTACAATGGAGGATAATGCGTGTGTCAGCTTCCTCTTGTGATGAATCAAGATCGGATTCAGGTCTAACCTGCACAGTTTCTCCATTATCAGTGCTCATGTGATAACACTTTTCACcacaaacaaaatacaagtgTCGTCCTTGGAGTTTCGGGGCATACTTTGCTTGTTGCCATTCTTTTAATAGCAGTTCCACAAGCTGTGTCTTATTCTTTTCATTAGACATAAACGATTTCCAATCTCTCGGGGCTTTAGTTTTTGGCCCTGTGATCAGGAAAGTCGACGACGTACCACGACGTCGCCTCTCAGatgtttttattgatgctgGATGGTATGAATCAGTCACAAAATCAACTCTTTGGgattttggcaaaatctgaaATGCCATCTCTGCCACATCTTCAAACGTTTCTGGAACACATGTAATTGCTGTGAACATTGCATTTCCATCGACGACATAAGCTGTTTCTTGGTATGGGGGCTTttctgtcggtttgactgtaGCTTCTAAATTATGGAGAAGCTTTGCTTTGTCAGTCTTTACTGGACATCCGTCAGCCGTGGCTAGAGACCATGGCACTGGCCCTAGTGGAAATGACAATGTCATGTGAAGATCTATGTTGTGTTGGGTCGATAGTAAAACCAATTGACCAAAGATATTTCTTTCAGCTTTAAATGAACAAGTTTGTTTTGTGAGCTCTTTATCTTTTTAGTTGCCCCGATAGCAGCAAATGTTCAGTTTCATGCGTTTCAGGGGATCATGAAAACTGGTTCTTTTATCAACAAGCCTTTCTTTAACAAACGTATCCCTTGCTTCTCTCCCAAGACTACATGCTTGCAATAGATCATGGGTTACATCTGGCGGAGCTGGAACACCAGATGATAGACAATACAGCTCATCCCTATTTTCTACTGCAAATGGATTCATAAAATTCTCAAAAGCTGCAACCATTCTCTGCACATCGACCTCACTGCTCTTTATTTGAGTGGGTCTCAGTTGCTTGTGTACTGAATCGTCAGTACATATCATATCAGCCATGATCAAAGTTGCTTCAACATACTTGGCTCTTGAGTGGCGGGTGACACACCACCTGTGGTATGCAGCATAGTTCCTACTGAAACCAATGATCCCTCCATGTGATTTGGCATGTCGATTGACAGTCTGTTCAATCGTGATATCTACCGCATTTCTGGATAAAGGAACACTAGATCGCGAGACACTGAATCCATTTCTCCTGAGAAGATCTTCAGCGCCTGGATGTGTCTGTGGCAGATTCATTAGAGTAATCAAATATACAGGAATGTATCGTGAATAATTGTGGTGATCATATGCAAAGAAAAGTGCACATAGTTCGTGCAAAGTATGAATGTGCAAATCAAGATTGTTTTCCTTTGTTGCCCTGATGCATGAGATGATTAGCCACACTATGTCAATATAGCTCATCCAGAATTCTGCTGTCTTTCCCAAGGTACCGCACCTAACATCATCTTTAAACCTGCAATACTGATCATAAAGCTGTTGGAAATTTTCACTAGCCATCACTTTCTGCATATTCTCAGAATTTGTAATTGGGAAAGTTGATGAAGGGCTGCCTTATCTTCTGCGTTGAGCCCCCTAATTCCCTCTACTTTGTCCAAAAATACTCCAAATAGAAGCCTTTCTAATGCTTCTAAAGCAATCTTGTGAACACGTAACGCACGATTGTAATGTTTTCCAGACATAACTCTCTGGATAGAACCACTGGCACACACACCTGCCTCGATCAGAATATCCTCAAGACCACTACCTTTCATGCGCTTACCAAGAGCGGAAAACACTGAACATAAGGTATGAAATACCCCCATTCGGACAATTACATTACTGAATTTGGGTTTTGCCACACAATATGGTATGCTTTTTTTGCCACAGCCAAATCAAATGTCACAATAGTAAACTCCTGTCCAACACTTTCAGTTGCTTTCTGGGACACTTCGATAACATGCTGTACTGTAGCATTTTCAGTGATGGGAAATTTAACAGGAGCCATATACTCAACCTTAGAGTGTGTATTCTGTGTTTCTGGCATAGTTTCGTTAGTTGTCACAGATAGCCATCCAGCCCACGAAGGAACAGTGGGTGTTTCATTGAAAGGAGATTTCCTACAATATATCCAAATGAAATTAGACAAGCCAATTCTAACTAAATTTTCCGGTCTTGTCGGGACAATTGTGGTAACACTTAAGCAAGGTTCtgatttttctttcataaaacAAGGTGGAAGCCCCGCTGGTACTTGAACACGCATAGACCTTTCCGAGATCGACTTGTATTTGATTGGGGGAAGGTTTGTTCTAGTGTGCCATCAACTTCCTGGATGGCAATACCATGGGCAGTGTGAGTAGTACCAGAGCCTGACGGGGTTTCTTCGTTTAAGTCAAAGTTGTCCCAGCAGAAATGCAAAACTGCATTATTGTTTGTGGAAATGCCGGAAGGTAGAAATGAATAGTTAGCTGTGACGCTGTTGCTCATTGCAGTTTCCAGTTCTAGAGTGTGTGAATAAGACTGACAATGTCCAAAACGGTTTAGCATTGTAATTATCTCAGCACTACCAGTGAGATGACGGATAGTCATGGCAAGTAGGATGTTGTTTTGGCATTTCCCATTGGCCATTAGTCACAGCATagcaaatatcttgagaacaaGAACCAACAAATCTCTCCGCCTTTGCAGACAGGGATTCCCGTGGCTTCCCAGAAACAACATGAGAGAGAAAATCACAAAGCAAGACCGGTGGTTTTCTTTCCTGTGATAATAACCAAGGAGTGGTCGGTGGCCAAGGCATGTCTTCTATGCCTTATACGCACTTATTATTTGGCGTCTCAATATCATGGCCACCTCTTCTATTCTTCGTTCCACAGATGATGCAAGTTCAAATGCTATTTCTACTGCTTGGCCAG
The DNA window shown above is from Ptychodera flava strain L36383 chromosome 5, AS_Pfla_20210202, whole genome shotgun sequence and carries:
- the LOC139133326 gene encoding histamine N-methyltransferase-like isoform X1, with the translated sequence MARSVTAHIITQYPPQVRAIAVHSYTSSSRSIYNRSEKLAMTQNKALVLFPQEYFERYEVISRYGYDEYFLSQHEKNLRDTFEGFVFCGEADSTLRVLAVGASDGTSDIQIIDTLNSKYNSVLYVVVEPAESQVQKFQTLVESKREAGLWTNVQFDFHSLTVEEYLRKTKIGKEPAGFDIIHLQHCVYHFADPENTTVELYGRLNAGGMMFIILVTGVREETVLHTVNIIPDSMPSIGSATLRAMLKRRIPDVKIQTQYRKISYKVDECFKENSKEGNMMLDFVVQLLDFRKTAPAEVVGDFMKFFKESCYEVNSQLYFPADDEITTVIKE
- the LOC139133326 gene encoding histamine N-methyltransferase-like isoform X2, producing MTQNKALVLFPQEYFERYEVISRYGYDEYFLSQHEKNLRDTFEGFVFCGEADSTLRVLAVGASDGTSDIQIIDTLNSKYNSVLYVVVEPAESQVQKFQTLVESKREAGLWTNVQFDFHSLTVEEYLRKTKIGKEPAGFDIIHLQHCVYHFADPENTTVELYGRLNAGGMMFIILVTGVREETVLHTVNIIPDSMPSIGSATLRAMLKRRIPDVKIQTQYRKISYKVDECFKENSKEGNMMLDFVVQLLDFRKTAPAEVVGDFMKFFKESCYEVNSQLYFPADDEITTVIKE